A window of Castor canadensis chromosome 10, mCasCan1.hap1v2, whole genome shotgun sequence contains these coding sequences:
- the Dnajb8 gene encoding dnaJ homolog subfamily B member 8 — translation MVNYYEVLGVQSTASPEDIKKAYRKLALRWHPDKNPDNKEEAEKKFKQVSEAYEVLSDAKKRSMYDRAGCDGWRAGGGASTPYSSPFGNGYTFRNPEDIFREFFGGLDPFSFDFWDTPFNSDRGSRGHGPRGAFMAGFGEFPAFMEAFSSFDGLGRSSGSRTTFSSTSFGGSSAGSSGFKSVMSSTEMVNGHKVTTKRIVENGHERVEVEEDGQLKSVTVNGKEQLKWVDSK, via the coding sequence ATGGTCAACTACTACGAGGTGCTGGGCGTGCAGTCCACTGCCTCCCCTGAGGACATCAAGAAGGCCTACCGCAAGCTGGCCTTGCGCTGGCACCCCGACAAGAACCCTGATAACAAGGAGGAGGCCGAGAAGAAATTCAAGCAGGTGTCCGAGGCCTACGAGGTCCTGTCAGACGCTAAGAAGCGCTCCATGTATGACCGTGCGGGCTGCGATGGCTGGCGGGCAGGTGGCGGGGCCAGCACCCCCTACAGCAGCCCCTTCGGCAATGGCTATACCTTCCGCAACCCCGAGGACATTTTCCGCGAGTTTTTTGGTGGCCTCGACCCCTTCTCCTTTGACTTCTGGGACACCCCGTTCAATAGCGACCGTGGCAGCCGGGGCCACGGCCCGCGAGGGGCCTTTATGGCGGGTTTTGGTGAGTTCCCGGCCTTCATGGAAGCCTTCTCGTCCTTTGACGGCCTGGGCCGCAGCAGCGGCAGCCGAACCACCTTCTCGTCCACCTCCTTCGGGGGCTCCAGTGCCGGCAGCTCGGGCTTCAAGTCAGTGATGTCATCCACGGAGATGGTCAACGGACACAAGGTCACCACCAAGCGTATCGTGGAGAATGGGCACGAGCgcgtggaggtggaggaggacgGGCAGCTCAAGTCGGTGACTGTCAATGGcaaggagcagctcaagtgggTGGACAGCAAGTGA